agtacacatgaccactgaaactctagtaaatggtcacgcccatgtttgtatatgaaacttatcattggttttggttgttatgcaactgtattgtttataagggtggggacacctgcggccagttgagtctgaagaggtcacttagatgatgatgatgaaacatatctgtcaataaacgttgtgtccagatgaactgattcaaccttcttacctggattattgagcatgcatcaagacaaataaCTGGGTAAGGTAacagattttttattttattttgagatactctaTTGATACCTTAAGTGAAATTCTTCTCTATATTTAAatcatcctagctgtgcagctaggagcagtgggcagccgccatgcagcacctggggaccaactccagcttgtCTCACGACGTCTCAGGTCAGGggccagacaggagtattaaccctaacatgtatgtctttttttttttttttattgtgggggataccggagcacccggagaaaacccaccacagacatggggagaacatgcaaactccacacagcacatcccgggatgaaccccaagtttggacaaccccggggttcgaactcaggaccttcttgctgtgaggcgacagtgctaaccactgtgccgccccgatGGTGAAAGATGTATCATCAAAGTGTAGTGTATttggatggtgaaaggtttctTATATAACTCTTGGAAGAACATGCTCTACATTGTATAGGTGGTAAAGATGGTTGAATTTGAGATATACAATGGCTTAAGGGCATATATCGCCACCTAGTGTTAAAAAAGTAGTACTGAAATGGACTCATATAGGACAGGGTTACAATTAACCTTCATATTCATGAAAAACAAAGGCAAAGATAATTTAGCTCATTCTCAGAAAATATTAAGAATCACTCCGCTTTAATTAATAAAACCTACACAACAACCGTTCAGTAAAGCTAAGCGCTGTACCTGTTTAGGATCCGAAAGACCGGCAGGCGACGTCAACTCAATGGTGACCGGCCCGTCGTTTTGGATGTGGACCTGCATGCGGGAACCAAACTGGCCATCTtaacagagaaagaaagggaTAAGACATTATGTAAGAGAGGAAAATACACACAGAGACAATGTGAAATTAGGGAAACACTGGGGACACGGGGAATATTAAACTAGCCCACATTTATCTCCGAATTTAAGTAGGCCGGTGTAGCCCAAATCATGCAGCATCTGGTACATCAACCTCAGCGATAGACAATCAGCATAAATCAGGAGTTTGTCTCTGATATTTGATGTGTCATGGGAAACTGGGATAATCTGGCACTTTGAGACAATGGGGACAAAACAGCACAAAGATaagggaatgggggggggcagtaggTTTTATCCTAAATGTTCCCCTTTCTTCCAGTGGGCGTGCTAGATTAATGACACCATCTGCACAATGAAGCTGTGGGCCATGGCGGCAAAGTGCTGCATCATCATgttttccatgtgtgtgtgtgtttgtatgtgtgtgtgtactaattAGGGAGCCTTATGCCTCCTTCCCCGGGACAAGGTGTTCTCTGCACCTGTTCCCGAGCGGGCTGACCCAATTCACTGCCACCCCCACCGAATCGTGGCACTGACAAACCGCACCTCCCACCCTTTTACAATCCATATCCTCCCCCTGGGGGAGACAACCACCACAACCCCACTTAGAGGGAGGAGGACAGGCCCTTACATTGCAAGGGGAGAGAGGCCACAGATCCAGACTTAAAAGAAATGGCGATGATCGGGACCCTGTACATTTCAGGGATTTCAATTAACTTGGGAGACCAGTGGCTCCGGGTAACCCTGGCTTGTAATACCACCATGCCCTCGTGAAGGTCTTCTTGCCTTGACCCCTGTTAGAGACCCTACATTGGTAACAATGGACACTAACCACTTGAGTTCATCACTGTCTTGGAAATAAAGAACTGCAGTCTACTAGTTAATACGTGACTTAAGTCTTACACTAGAGTAGCAATAATTGGcaaagtcccccccccacccccttttctccccaactgtatccagccaattacctcactcttctgagccatcccggtcactgctccacctcccctgccaatccagggagagctgctgactaccacacgcctcctctgatacatgtggagtcaccagctgcttcttttcacctgacagtgaggagtttcgctccaaccgaccagaggagacgctggtgcggcgaccaggacacatacccacatccagattcccactcacagacacggccaattgtgtctgtacggactcccgaccaagctggaggtaacacgggggaaccgaactgccgatccccatgatggtaggcaacggaatagaccgctatgctacctggacgcccagaaTTGGCAAAGTTTAAATTTCTTACACTGCATACCTGCAGCCGAAATGACCAATTAAGGTCAATTTACGAAATGGCGACTCCTAATTAAGGTTTAAACCCTATGGTTGTGTGTTGGTTTGTAATTTTTCTTCAGAAATGTTTGCTTAAATTCCCATGAGATGGTAAATGGTGGAGAGAAGAGATTTTTGCCCATTGATAGGAAGTTGTGTGCAAATGCTGCCCAGGAAATATGACCCCAGTCAGCCTAATGGGGTCGCTATAACTAAAGGTCAACTTTGAAAAGTCATACCTCCTACGCCGTAAGTCCGATTCAACACTTACGTCCACCTGACTAGATTTTCTACCATTTGAAATTTTTTTGAACACATTTTTGTAATTTCCTCCTAAACTGAAGGTCCGATTGCTCCCAAATTTTCTGTGGATTATCACTGAACCAAGCGTATTAAAGTTGCACAGATCTTGTTGATATCTTATTTGGTTTTCATGACACTGACCGATGAACTTAAAAAAGGCGTGGCTCAGCACATACATAGGCCAAAGTCACCAACCGTTGGGCCAATTGTCTCAAAACTTGCAGGGTATGTCCACCTATGTACTTCGAAACACACCGTTACGTTTCATTCAAATCAACCACTAGGGGGTTGATTTGAATTAGGGGATTGAACCACAAATGGAAAACATTTGGCATGGCATAATACAaattagggtggcacggtggcgcagtggttagcgtggtcgcctcatagcaagaaggtcctgggttcgagccccggggtagtccaaccttgagggtcgtcctgtgtggagtttgcatgttctccccgtgtctgtgtgggtttcctccgggtgctccggtttcctcccacagtccgaagacatgtaagtcaggtgaatcggccgtactaaatgtccctaggtatgaatttgtgtgtgtgtgtgtgtgtgtgtgtgtgtgtgtgtgtgtgtgtgtgtgtgtgtgtatgtatgtcggccctgtgtgacagcctggcggcctgtccaggttgtctccccaccatccacccaatgactgctgggataggcttcagcatccctgtgactctgagcaggataagcggttcggataatggatggatggaatggatggataatacaaATTTGACTATAAATCCGAAATTGTCCAATCATAACAAAACTCGTAGGACAAAACTCATCTTTCTGCCTTAGTCTAAAATTACTTGCCTTTCAGtaccacaacctgtactgcatggtgggtcggtttctgtctcgatcattttaccaagcactgttctgccgacaagattatagagtatagattattgactactgcaaactgttctcttctctcatgtgtcTTTTCTCTAtccgaatgatgtcttctcctttctcttcttctgtgtgtgtgaaaggtGTGCCGTGAGTCTCCCTTgcatgcacgtgcagtcggtcctcctctcaggtctctatggtgatggtggtcgccacctggacactgcttggcgtccccctcatcacattttattttcatatatcttataaatccatataattctgttatcctgttttaacgtTAAATCCTTCTCTCACGAAGATGCGTGActacatttttttcttcttctttacatggtgatggtggtcacgtggctcaggtcctgggctgttccggtggcgtctggacactgcttggcatcttcctcatcatatttttcatatattttataattccattataattctgttatcctctttcagcgttgttttgtgtaaattgtgcaaacacaacatccattgcacgttgtccgtcttgggagagagatccctcctctgctgctctcgctgaggtttcttcctattttttctccctgttaaaggttttttaagggagttgttctttatctgatGTTAGGggttaaggacaggatgttgtgttgctgtaaagcccccagagacaaatttgtaatttgtgatattgggctatacaaataaaactgacttgatatGTTTCTTAACAATGTTGAACTACGGTAGGTAAAACTATTGTGAAATCACTCAATAGGGGGCGCCACCAATTCCAAACACGTGCATGGGCAAGGCACACATTTGGCCACAAATCAATGGCAGTTTGTCCAAATATCACCAAACCTTTCAAATAGTTTTAACTAAGCCGTTGAAGCTCTCAACTTCTAACGGTCGGTGTTGGCTTGAACCTCAGACTCGCCGTTTGCAGCTATATTCCCGTCTTTGAAATATCTGCAAGCTGCAAAACTCTAAATGATAAAGCTCTACTCCACCCTCCCCACTCCAAAACTAGACCAGTCACTTTCCACTTGACTAACCTGAGCtaagccacacacacaaaaaaaatcaaatcaaatcaaatatgtcTCAAACACCTACAAGGGCATAGACTGCCCCTGCTTGAATAAATACTATGACTGGGGGGGCAGCGTCAACAAAGAGCTAATTTTGGGCCCCTGCCCAATACTCTACTGCCTACGGCTACTGCTGCAGACACTGGGACAGTCGACTGTATTAACAGGCAATTTAAAGTTTTTGTTCTTACACACTTTTCCATTAAGaattgtgcctgtgtgtgtccaGTGCTCCGAGTCTTATCCAGGCTCCTGACGGCCTGAAGAAGACTGGGAGTGCACACTTGCACATTTGCCCTTACAAGCCTGGTCAGTAATCCAACCACGGTTCTCCGGTGACATAAATGAGCATTCCTGCAGATAAGAAAGGCATTGGTaccggcatatatatatatatatatatatatatatatatatatatatatatatatatatatatatatatatatatatatatatatatatatatatataatacacacatacatacatacatacatacatacatacatacacacacatatatatatatatgtatgtgtgtgtatgtatgtatgtatgtatgtatgtatgtatgtatgtatgtatgtatgtgcgtgtgtgtgtgtgtatacgtatgtatgtatgtatgtatgtatgtgtgtgtgtgtgtcatggggCTCACCAACCCTTAATCAGCTCTGGCTTGTAGGCACTTCTCATGCTCTCTAAAATACTGTTGTAAAATGGCTGGGCCAGCTCCGCAGGcatggctgagtggaagtctggcTTGTTGCCCTTCAGTATACATTGCAGGGTGAACTGGCTGACACAGAGTACTTCAAACTCCTTGTCCGTGACGCTTTTGCTCCACGCCCGGCCATTCTCGTCCTCGAACAGCCGCAGGTTCAGGATCTTACGAATTCTGAAatataagaggaaaaaaaatgtacCAAAGACGGCTGGTGTCTTAGAACAAGAAGCAGGCCAACCTGTGCAACCTCTCTTACAATCATTCTGATCAATTTGTTCAATAATTCAACCAACCTTAACTTATACTTAGTCTGTAATGCAAAATAAACCTTAAAAAACAAAATACTTGAACCCTCATCCTACAGAACCATGCCCCTTCTCTTCCTTTTATCATTTGAAACCTGTCATTCCCAGAGACTGGCTCGGGACCCACAGGTTGGTTGCAGGAGATTTTAtttgggtcaagtcaagtcaacgcCTCGCCAAATAAACTTGTAGAACTTCTtccagcagtggcggctggccagtacagggcgctggggcgccgcccccttcaaacatcaagagatgaaaatctacttaaacatgttaaatataatttagttgtataatgcaaataatcatgaaataaaagtgtttttcagtctgtgagcgtctgTCAGCAGACATTACATATAGGTTCCACccagccaaacgataccttatgtaagccctcaaacttgtggcgagcaggtgacctgaggccgctgtctaattggtttcttcagattttccagggggcgcagttctgtgtttccccagacactcccacttttattggcagcgaagcggtattgttttcatgttttttgatctaatgtgattggacaattctcgtggctgtcaatcatgttcacccTCACCAtgatgcctcgtctcgactgtcaatcaatcgtctacgaaccctgataaaatctataggctacatcgtccttcttaataactctgtgactgtgtggacattaaagcagctgtccagtgtgctgcaccaaggtatgtaatactaaaaagcaagcaagcccacctatcacattagcaaagtgtaagtaaaattaatatgcacaatTAGATACTTGGAGTAGGCCTAAAGTAATCATAGTCAGGGTAAGTAAATAGCACATAATGGGCCTAATGTGATTTGATGTGGAATAGACCTGACGTGGTTAACGAACTGATTACTGGCTGTTCAAATTGGTTCATTGACTGTTTGATAACAACAGCTGCACTCAAACACAAGCCTACTTATTCTGATAATAGGCACGAGCATTTCAAAAATCTTTCAACaagaagtgtctttatgcatgctcaataatccaggtgggaaaaatcacagaaagttgaatcaatattcacctggacacaacgtttattgagggaaatgattcatcactcatctaagcggtCACGGCAATTTCAAATGAAACGATaattggtttcggtcgtcatgtcactgtattgtttataagggtggggatagtacctgcagtcagtttagaccagtgtttctcaaccgggggtccgcggacccctagtggtccgtggtgtaattgcaaggggtccgtgaaaataaaatatctttaaaaaaaagatcctatgacatttatagaaataggattattttactcaaatgtgactgagacctttatctacctaaactataaagggtaacgggacttttttctctaattacatctgtttcacaagtgtaatttattgtattttaataagagatctcgctcccgtttgcattgttaaaagttactgcataaaaattctgttgttacatatatctgaaagttactgaatacatattctgttttgttacatatatctgaaagttactgaatacatattctgttttgttacacatatctgaaagttactgcataagaattctgttttgttaactatatctaagttacaactgaaagctcttatttttgccccaaagagtgaataaatgctgtaatgcaatttaaaatgcagtttctactgtttctacaaattgcaacccccctcccccaagatcaggtggaggggttctcagggtagatcaaaaatacgcagggggtccaggaccccaaaaaggttgagaaccactggtttagactgaagaggtcacgtagatgtgtgatgaaacgtttctctctcaatacagAGCCCGGTCTCACCAATCACAAATAACACGATATTACTCTTTCatattggcagtgtctgcaggagtgatggcctggcggtctgtgatggcctggcggcctgtccagggtgtctccccgcctgccgcccaatgactgctgggataggctccagcatccccacgaccctgagagcaggataagcgatccggataattgatggatggatggatagatactcTTTCATATTGCATGCAATGCATACGCCAAAGTCCAATTTTGCGTGCAGATGATACGCCAATCCTTTCCATTAACTTCCGTGGAGAGCTGATGCGTCAGAATACCAcgcatcaccttgaacggtcatgacgccaccagcgaggctcagtttgcCCATGAGGTTGCAGGTAAGCAGGGGAAGCAATCTTTATTTGTAACTAAATCATGGCATTTACGGTAGAATTTTAGTTATTttcttaaccttaaccctgaccctggtTGTGGATGCCCGCACTTCcggcgaactgagcctcgctggtgacgtcacgaCCGTTCAAGGTGGTGCGTGGCatttggacgcatcagctctccacagaagttcATGGAAAGGATTGGCGTATCATCTGCACCAGGATGGGATTTTGACGTATGCATTGCACGCCAAGTGTGATATATCAATTCATTTGTATGCAGATTGGTGATACCGGATTGCAatacatgttgtgtccagatgagctgattcaactttctgtgcctTTCAACAGGAATAATGTTTTTGATAGTACCCAATGTTCTTATTGTGCTGATAGTTGCACTTATAACACTGCATATAATATGAGGCTTTGCACACACCGTTTGTTTTACTGACGAGAGGAAAACCCGAGTCAGTGAAGCTGCGCCTAAATGCACTTGTGTTTTCTCATTTGCCAAGTATTCAAACATGTGCACATTATTTTGCGGACgagaggaaataaaaacaatTATGGCCTGCTAACTCCGCCCAGCGTATTAATTTGATCTCGTGCATGGGTCTTCGGGGACACGTGCATGAAACGAGGCGGTGACGTAGCGGCCGGTCTCCTTACCTATTGAAGGTCACCTGCGGTGGCGCAGAAATGGAGGTTGGAAAAGGGACAGGGACGCGCATTTACGCGCAGGCTCGCTCCTCTCACGACTTACAGACCGGGTCTACCGTGGACTGGGTCGCGATggtttgttatttttttaaaagTGGGTCCccctggggggggaggggggtgtaataaaaaaaaagtagtttGGGAAACGCTGTCCCGAGCAACACTCACATGTAGTCGGCGTCCTTCTGGGCGTCCCTCACAGAGATGCCCAGCAGCACCACCAGCCCCCTCCCGATGGAGCTGACCTGCTCCTGTCCCACTGCCGGCACAAGAGAGGGTCGGTGTGAAACTTTCGGAACACCGGGAGAGACACAATGCATGACACCGAACCGGCGGCAGCGGGTCGAGGACCCAGCGTCGTTTCCACAGCGACAGGCGCTGTCCCGGCCGGCGTCACCCCACACACCGCGCCTTGAGACGCGACCCGGCCAGGGAGGCTGGGTTCCCGGCCAGGGAGGCTGGGTTCCCGGCCAGGGAGGCTGGGTTCCCGGCCAGGGAGGCTGGGTTCCCGGCCAGGGAGGCTGGGTTCCCGGCCAATTAGCCGCGCATGCTAACGCTAAGCTAGCTACGTGCCGCGGTCGGGGCGGCGGTAGCGATACcggcctccccccctcctccctccctccctcccccccccgggTCGCCGGCGCTCCCCGCAGGCGGCTCCACGCAGAGGCGTTGGGAAAACGCGGCTTACCTGTCACGCTCGCTTCGGCGACCCTCTGAATGATGGCCTTCATTGTTTTTAGCTACGTGCGCGCACACTCGGCCGCTTCCTGCTCGAGCAGAGGTCGGTGACGCGTTGTCGCCCTCTCGAGGCACGGGGCGGAAGCGGCGGCGCGCGCCTCTCGTGACCTTCCGCGCCGACCTCCGCGGGTGCGGCGCCGAGGCGCCACGGCGCGTCATGCCCGCTTATCGCGCGAGTCGAGTCCACTTTATTTGCGTGAGcccgtttccccccccccctctctccaaaAACTCACTTAAAGATATTCCTTTTAATTGGGTTTGTTTGCAAAACGCCTTTGCCGTAAAACGTACACTGTTTaacaccccccaccaccccccccacacacacatgcagcctaTTTCAACTtactgcacatatatatatatatatatgtatatatatatactagaagaaccccgctacaatatagcggtttggttatccacccgtctaaatctccctcctcttcatcctgccagctaaccgccttccacctgcccctagaccccccccccactccaactccctccccccaaatgctcagaatcatctgaaatgccgagaaaagtggtttttagccatttttagaaaaatgcatattttgcataattatgcataattatattttaattttctgctatttttctggtcctctctggaacaatacctaccacctccaaaaaaaaatgaggatcataaaaaatgaggatcataagtgcatttttgcaaaaatgcatatattttgcataatgccaaaacatttcggagtcccagaaaattttttttatacaggtgaaaaaaatcaaaggtgctcagaatcacctgaaatgccgagaaaagtggggtttagccatttttagaaaaatgcatattttgcatatttatgcacaattatgcataattttaattttctgggatttttcccttactctctgacacaatacctaccacctccaaaaagaattaggatcataagtgctttagttttcggtcccgctatctacacacactaacaccacacacacacacattccgaaaatatgagtagatagcggggttcttctagtatatatatatatatatatatatatatatatatatatatgcaggttCTCGAAGTGGCTGCTGCAACAcctttgtcttctctctctctcgcttcttcACAGCCACGCAACCGTTAGCTAACTTCACTCAGCTGCACAAGATGGGCAACAAAATATGGTAAACAAAGGCTGGGACAAATAATGGACTGAAGGTAGGCTCGGCCTTGGTGTGGGTGAAGACGATAGGGTTTCAAGTTAGTATAGTGAGGTTGTTTTTTTCATTGTAACTGGTTCACTTTACTGTTATTTACTAgctacttacttactttactagCTACGTTATAGACAATTAAAGAAGTGTGTACTAAATCACATCTAACAGAAATCTTGCACAATTTGGGGAGTCAGTGGTTTAAGGCAAACCCAGAACACGTTGGGTGCCTAAAAGAAGAAATGCAAAAATAAATGATATGGAGCACATTTTTATTGCTCTTTCACCCTGTAAATACAATCCAGTAAGGGATTGATAACCCAATAAAACTgagttttaaaaagaaaaaggggcagctttggggggggggggatttaaatgCAGAACAAAGTTGCTTGTGTCATTTGGCAACTCTGCCATCTACCGATCACTCACATAACCGTAGCACAGTGGAATACAGCAACACTTTACAACACAAGCCACACAATTTTGCAGAGGATTGCTGCATAAAATAAATACTTCTTGTCAGTGGCTATATATTACTAAAACTCAAGGTATAGTGTTGTGTCGTTCCacacattgctaatctaacaaaagaATAAAATACATGTTGTTTTCATTATGTATCAAAGAGGAAAACACAATTGAACAAATGAGTGAAGTTAATAATTATGCTGTGTTAATTGGACAATGCAATTATACAATCAGCAACTCATGCTCGACTTCGGGTTTGTTTGGCTAGACAAAAGAAATACAGAGCGGCTGAGATTCTGCATTTAATTTGACATCTTAGGCGATAGACAGCCTACGATAGCCCATGGGCATTTAAACACGGGTGACGTCTCCTCTTCAAAGTTGGATGAGGGACGCTTATATCACAAATCATGCAGTCCTCAAGACAGCTGGACGTGCTGCAACAAAGATCAACGGCAAAAAAAAAGGCCGTGAAGTCTCAGGGGTGCAACTACTTTGGTTTGTCTTCTGTTTCAAAGAAGGGTTTCACGAAATTGTAGATCCTTGTCGTGTAAGGGATATGGTTTTCCTTGTAGATCGTGGTGCTTGTCATGCTGCCACTCACGTACACCACTCGGTTCGGGTTAGGGGTCTCGTCTTTCTCCTTCTGTCTTTCCTCCATTTCTAAGGACAGAAGGATGAGTGAATCAGTTGTGAAACAGTAGC
This genomic stretch from Lampris incognitus isolate fLamInc1 chromosome 5, fLamInc1.hap2, whole genome shotgun sequence harbors:
- the dtd1 gene encoding D-aminoacyl-tRNA deacylase 1 isoform X1 produces the protein MHCVSPGVPKVSHRPSLVPAVGQEQVSSIGRGLVVLLGISVRDAQKDADYIIRKILNLRLFEDENGRAWSKSVTDKEFEVLCVSQFTLQCILKGNKPDFHSAMPAELAQPFYNSILESMRSAYKPELIKDGQFGSRMQVHIQNDGPVTIELTSPAGLSDPKQLAKQENQQQRKEKTRPKGPSDASREKGAPRSKRDPNTSSGAEGDVSSEREP
- the dtd1 gene encoding D-aminoacyl-tRNA deacylase 1 isoform X2; this encodes MKAIIQRVAEASVTVGQEQVSSIGRGLVVLLGISVRDAQKDADYIIRKILNLRLFEDENGRAWSKSVTDKEFEVLCVSQFTLQCILKGNKPDFHSAMPAELAQPFYNSILESMRSAYKPELIKDGQFGSRMQVHIQNDGPVTIELTSPAGLSDPKQLAKQENQQQRKEKTRPKGPSDASREKGAPRSKRDPNTSSGAEGDVSSEREP